CAGTGTttgatttgtattgtatttattattaggtTAGTTGacactttatttacaaaattaaaccaagcggcattcgcgaggacagctatacgtgAAAAGTgagccagttaacagggtcacctgttaaaccgtaacaccgtaCTCCACTCATTCATTTGCGGATTTAAGTAAATTATTTGCGCTTTACTAAAGGAAAAAAGATACAGAACTCTTCAAATAAGTTTTAATGTCGTAACCGGAGCATTATgaaccggtgttacggttcaacctgagaccctgttaactggcgaccttcggTCGAATGCGTCTATTGTTGTCATAgttacggcagatgttgataatagcaagagaacatgcagctgtcctcgcgaatgccgcaATGTTTAATTCTACAATTCAATGAGAAACCTTCTCGTGtcgtgtctggtctgaacataccggaggagacgatgtagaagagaaagcgtcgcgtgttgtttatgggttgaaacaggaagttagcaaactgcccttcctttgaaatacatttggtcaaataaataaatttcaaccagccaagaacacagagaggtcaaacagttcaggtcacttatttactttactttactttaaatatgacAAACGTAATGTGGTCAATGCCCATGGTCGATGGACAGATGGTAAACAATCACATATGGGTGTAATGTTTGGatattcatacatgtatgacCATGTCTGGCCTTATTGTCCAGATTGTGTATTTAcctcatgacaacaacacaaacattttcctcattaatgtgcagccctttaaagacgttttgaatTGAAACAGCTGAATATTTGTTTGAGAAGCCATCACTATTGTAGAGTGCTCCTTCGTTCACGTCAACATGCTCCATGGTGGTCAGCAGTGTGCTTCAtggtcacaagttgatctggtGGTTCTCTGCCTTTCGTGGTGACCAGTGACTGCAGTGCACGTTATTTAATTGTGCGAACAGAGTAAATCGTGTTGCTCTTGGCCTAGTGGTATGAAACCCGACAATTAACCTTTTTTCCACCCAAAGACATGAGTTCGAATCCCGTaacatccatatatatatattgttgtttttgtactacAGAGTTATTCTACGTGACACATGTTTGCATAAAACAGGCTCccaattgtatgttgattaagtgtttatttatttgaccaaatgtatttcaaagggcagtttgctaacttcctgtttcaacccataaacaacacgcgacgctttctcttctccatcgtctcctccggtatgttcagaccagacacgaCACGAGAAGGTTTCTCATTGAATTGTAGAATTAAACATtgcggcattcgcgaggacagctgcgtgttctcttgctattatcaacatctgccgtaactatgacaacaacagacgcattcgaccgaaggtcgccagttaacagggtctcaggttgaaccgtaacaccggtctTCTAATCGGTATCCATTTGATTATCCTTAATTTCTAATGTGTTCCTCCAGACGCAACGTAAACCTCGCGAGCTAACGTTGCTAGCTAGGCTAACGGTAGTGTTCAACGTCTGCGAGCTGTGTTTGTAACCCACGAAAACCAATAATTGCGTGCCAATGTTGTATTTACATAAGCCGAATTTACAAGTATATATCTACCAGCAGATAAAACCGTTGGTCACACTTTAAGGTGTCATATTGTGGAGCACGCGCTCGCTTAGCTTTTACAATTGTTGAATTTGTGAATGGAGACCGATTCAAACGAGAGCGCCGTGTTGTCGTGAAGCTAACGCTGCCAAAGTTAACCAGCTTCAACAACATAAATACAACCATCTGTCGTTTATCTATTCCAGTTTAATTCAAGAATATAATATGAGACGTTAAACAAACGACAGTGAGCGCTTACCACACTTCAGTTCAGTGATGGTCGCCATTGAAACAAGTGTAAACACACAACTGTCTGCCACTGTTGGTTACGTAGAGCTCTGCCATCTAGTGACGGAGTTGGGTACTGCATGGTCCAAATCAGTATAAGATGTATTATTTGTTATAACGATTTAAGTACAAATTAAAGTCGAGTATTTTTTAGAAGACAAGCTAAATTAAATGCATGTGGATTCAGAGACAATCCCATCCCCTGGCTGCATGCATCAAAATATGGTCATTTATTATATAACCTCCAATGAGAGATGTAGATTTGAGAGTTGAGACCTTGAATGATGTGAGTTTACAGTACATCccaaataatttttttgttaaaacatttatttttaagagCTGTACACGTTTTGTACTAAGTTGCAAAGACAAGAAATTCAAGCATAAATACATTGTAGACTCaaataacattttattattCAGCATGATGCATGGAACAAGACAGTACATTAACagtaaaagtgaaaaaaatcaACAAGCTTGTtataaaaagtttaaatataatacaatccAAAATCTTAAGGACACTTGATACATTTTGTCATATGACATAAATAGGATTCCTCTTACAATGTATTGTCTAAACCAGTAAGACAAAAACAGTGAATGCctcttctctttaaaaaaagttcatAGGGTTCTTTGAATCGAGACTAAAGGTCAACGTGGACTATTTACAGTCTGGCATGTCAGCGCCATAAGAACAACacagattttttcttcttctctgcataTGGCCTGAGTTGTGTGGTGGAGGCAGAGTGACAATCACACAGAGATGTATCACAATTGTTTTGAAGAGGCATTCTCTTCATTCATGGAGGTTTTTACTACCAGCGTCAGGTTAAATCTGACCAGCAAGGTCTCTACTGACTTTTTTTATGTGTTTACTTTGACAGGAATAAACAGCCACAACATAGTTTGACGATTGCTTAAGTCTTGGCTCACTTCAATTTTTTTCCACTTTCTCCCTGACATAAAAACTCCACAGTGGCTGCTTCCAGATCAGCTTTTTTAAAAAGCCGTTAAAACCTCACTTCCTCTGCGTTTGCCAGGGTGATCTTTTTGAAGGTTAGTGTGTCAGACTATTTCCTGTCCCAGTTTCTGGGAGCAAGAAGATGAAATATACTTCTCAATTACAAAAGTGCCTCTTTCTTGGTATacaaggctttaaaaaaaaaaaaaaaagagtaaacatCGTCGTTTAAGCCTGAGACAACATCAGCAAATATATCATGTGCTTATAAAAACTACAACAATATTATAATCCATTCAAAAAGAGAATGAGAATCTTTAAGATTTGTGATAGTCTAAGCTTGTAGCTCTGTGCTAAATCTTTTCATGGATTAAACTGACTCCACGACTCTATAAATGATATTTAGCCTCTCAAATAACCCACTGGAGCTTTCTTCTGAATGTTCATCATGTGAGGTTAACAATGTCTTCAGGACAGCATCTCTGTGTGATAAAAAACCAACATATAAGGACCGCGTCAGCAGCTGCTCTCTGAGATGCATCGACAATGCCCTCGTGGAGAGAGGAGCCTTGAGCTGCCGCAAAGCTCGGAACggcacgttttttttttctacGTGTGCCGCAGAGCCACACAAACAAGATGCCACACCCGTACACCTGGACACCGGCTCCGTGGTACGAAGCCCCGCCGGAGAGTTAGATCACCCCGGCTTCCCGGCACATTCGGTAGAACTGTCCCCGCTGTGCGATGAGGTTGGctggagtgtccatctccgaaATGTGACCTCTGTCCATGACGATCACTCTGTAAAGaggcaagaaagaaaaaaaggaagatggGATTTTAGagccatcatttattttttcacacCTGATCAAACATTTATATGTTTCATGAAGCTATGGGTTGTGGGTATGTCTCGACCTATGACATGTGATTTGTATAGTATTCATGATTAATTATCCTTGATTAGTTCACTAAATACCATacaaattcaatttattttgtatagcccaatatcacaaattagcctcagagggctttacaatctgtacacatacgacatccctgacctttgacctcacatcggatcagaaaaaactcccaagaaatagaaaaaaccctttcacagggaagaaactttcaggagagcaacagaggaggacccctctccccaAATGGACAgacgcaatagatgtcatgtgaccagaaggaaacattacagagttacaacacaatcAAATATCCACACTTCACAGATTCTAATGTACCTGGTGTAGTCCATGATCGTGTTGAGGCGGTGAGCGACGGTCAGGATGGTGCAGTCTTCAAACTGTGTGCGTATTGTGGACTGGATGAGCGTGTCCGTCTCCAGGTCCACGGCGGCCGTGGCCTCGTCCAGGACCAGGATCTTGGTTTTTCTCAGCAGGGCCCTGGCCAGGCACACCAGCTGGCGCTGACCCAGACTGCAAGGACAAAGGAGACACTGCGAATCAGattctctcctgtgtgtatcAGCAAACTTGTTTGATTGACGACTAGAGAAATGATGGGTTGCGGTCGCATCTCTATACCTGAGGTTCTCTCCTCCCTCGGAGCATTCGTGGTTGAGTTTTTCGGGCAGATTAGAAACAAAGTTTTTGAGGTGAGCGAGCTCCAGCGACCTCCAAACCTCCTCATCTGTGTAGCTGTCGAAGGGGTCAAGGTTCATTCGCAGGGAGCCCGAGAACAGCACGGGGtcctggggagggggggggggcagatgttATTCATCATCACGCGCTTCACACTGGTAACACGACTATTACAATTTGTTCTCCGTTGTACACGGACTGTGGCTACTGCAAACAGTTTATATGATGAAAGCCAAGGCTCCCGCTTCTGTTATTGCTGCTGTCGCACCTGAGGAATGATGGTGATGCGCGACCGGAGGTCGTGGAGTCCGATGTCGGCGATGTTGACTCCGTCGATAAAGATCTTTCCCTTGGCCGCCTCTAAGATCCTGAAGATTCCCAGGGCAAGGGAGGACTTTCCCGCTCCTGTACGACCCACAATTCCAacctgaaaaaaaataatatttttcgtTCGAATGTATGTTTAACATAATTCAAGCACATTTAAACCATCTATCGGCATAAAACGACTCACCCTCTCCCTTTCATGAATCTGTAAGGTGATGCCCTTCAGAGCCAGCTCCAGGCCTTTACGGTACTGCAGCCCGTAGTCCTGGAACTCAATAGTACCTCTCTGGGGCCAGTCCAGGGGCAAGGAGCTGCCTTCGATACTCCAACTCGCCTGAAGGAGACAATAAGAAAGAGTGAGTAGAGAACAAAACACCCTTTGTGTTGTACAGTGTTGGATGTAGTGTTCGGAGCCGTGctttgttcgtgtgtgtgtgtgtgtggtgggaacACTGACCTCTTTAGCCGTTTCAGCATATTCGTTGACTCTCTCCACCGACACGATGTTGTTTTCCACATCAGTCCAGGCTCTCACGATCCAACTCAGGATTCCAGTCACCTGAAAAAATATCCAACACACCGAGGTTTACTTCCCTGCGTTGAAAAAAAATTCCTTGTGCTGATTGAGAAAAGCAATTCATTTATATTCCACTTCCCCCCAGTTTAACCTCTAATTGCAGTCCCGCAATGCTGACTGACGAATCCTTCTTTTCAGCAGCATCTAATGTTTTACTACGTATACAATGGTCAAAACAAGTTTGAGTACTGTCTGCTTCATCGACCTACAATGTCACACCTGTACTCAAATATGGACCTTCAGTTCAACTTATACCGGAGaggataaggctcgcagaatcagtgacttcttttaaatcacttcttaaaacccatttttatagaacagcttttacgtgatgtcgtccttttatgcagaactttggtctgttttttatttttataatttaatatttgcaTTTTACTATTCCATTTGTTGTTAGCCTATACTCTCTGGacagcactttgtaaactttgtttttaaaggtgcgatataaataaagttattattattattattattattgtgacaCTTTAGTATTTTAATTACTTCAAACCTTTTTGTGAAATTATGgaatatttatcaaattaaattgtgatctttttttgtgtgaagtCGGGGTTTTGGGAAACCTCCAGAAccgctgtgtgtgagtgtgtgtgtgggtagagCCTCTTACCTGGAGGGAGTGTGACACAGCCAAACCCACTAAGCCCGGTCTCAGAGTGCCTTTTCCCATCACAGAGAGAATGGCAGCAGCTAAGACCACACCATTACCGACAAACTCCAGGTTCACTGCCAGCCACCtgtgggtgtaatattgatttagCAGCGGGGAGGCAACGAGCAAAATGTGTCGTTATTACTAATGCCAGAAGTCCTTTTGTGTAACCATGTAACATGAAGCAATCCACAAGTTGCTATTGTGAACCTCATGAACTGCAACGGAGCGATGCATTAATGGAATGAAAAAAAGCCCATTGCAGTCGTCACACGTCGTCTCATCTCACCGGGTGGCCACGAATCTCGGGAAGTAGGAGGTCTGATTGAAGTCGACCCGCTTATTGGCCTGCAGGATGAACCGGGGCTGCTCTCCGAAGGCCCGGATCACGCTGGCGCCCTGCACCGTCTCGTTGAAGTGGGTGTAGATGGGCGAGCGACTCACGGCTTCCAGCCTGCgcagctgacaggaagtggcgACGTAGAAGCTCTGTAGCCCACGAGTGGAAAAGGTAGGTCAAAAAAATAGTTGAAAGAGTGAAACCAAGAGGGAGCACGGAGGGCTTTCCCATAATTCATAGTGAATTATAGAGGCGTGTCACATCGACGGGTTTGTTTTTGGAGCCTTCCAATAATACGCTGCAATGGAACCAAAGTAACATGTGgcgaacatgaagaagaaaaaagtaccTGGACAAAGGCGTAAAGGAAAGCGAGCGGCAGGATGACCACGGCCGCGAAGGGCGTCGCCATCATCACGATGATGCAGACCTCCATGAGTTTGAAGACGTAGCTCAGCATCATCTTCAAGCCGTCGGGCACCATGCAGTCGATGGCGTCGATATCCTTGGCGAAGCGGTTGAGGAGGTTGCCGCTGGGCGTGCGCTCGAAGAAGGACATCGGGGAGCGCAGCACGTTGTTCAGCAGCTCCGTGTGCAGGTGGCGGGAGGCGATGATGCCGCAGAGGGAGATGGCGACGGTCGTACCGAAGGTGGCCAcgcctgaagagagagagggggaggagacttTTGAGTCCAACCTCAACGCACCGGTGTCGACTCGACTTCGAATGACGATTCCTAAATCTCTCTGACGGACCTTGCGCGAAGCCGAGCGTGCCAAACACGGTCAGTTTGAGGTCCGTGTCCATCTGGGTGCCGTTAACTATCGGGTCGTCGGCCCACACGCTCAGCCAGTAGTGGTAGGCCAACGAGGCGCCTTGCTGGAACGCGTACAGGAAGACGATGGGGATGATGATGGCCAAGCTGATGGTCTTGAAGTACTTCTTGTACATGGCCAACCGCACCTGATGTGGAACGACACACCATGTACCTGTCAatctcaaccaatcagacgaTGGTGATGTCAACGACTGACCGTGCGCTGACTTACCCTTCCAGTGCAGGCCTTGTCGGCCTCAGTTAGCTTGCCCAAGTCCTCTGGTACCTGCTCCTGGTCCGCTTCAGACACGGGCTCCATATTCTGCAGGTTGGTATTCGTGGAGTCACCCCTGCACAGGATACAGAgagctcagaggtcagaggtcacgctcgGGACGCATCAAACTTCTTTATGACAAATTGGCTTCGTTTACATGTTTGTCTCACACACCCAATGAGCTGCTCCTGCGACAGGTCTCTGGAAAACGGCATGAATTCCACCACGCTGAGACGAGCGTTGGACCTCCTGGAACCAGCTTCGAGGAAAAAGGGAACATTTTCGTGGTTTTAAATTTGAAGATTTCTCATCTCGAGCCTGATGTTTAAATTACAGCGTATCGTCCCCCCCACTATCCGTATGGTCGTCTTTCTCACCTCTCTGGATGGCGCTCTCTTTTCGCTCCGTGCTGACGAAGGTGTGGATGAAGTCGGCGAAGGCGCCATGGCGGCCGAGGAGCTCCTGGTAGGAGCCGCTCTCTGTGATCTCTCCATCTCCCAGGACGAGGATGAGGTCAGCCTGTGGCAGGAAGCTCATCCCGTGGGTCACCAGGATGCGAGTCTGTATAGGAGGCCGCACAAGGGGGAAAATGAGCAATCCAATACTTAATTGAGGctttcttcaaaacaaaagcgtcCGTAAAGTAGCGGTATGATAACATGCCTGTAAATGTATTACCTTGTCTCGAAGGACTCCTTTTGGTCCAATGACTTTGTCAAAGATGTGTTGGCCCACGTGAGCGTCGACGGCAGACAGAGGGTCATCCATGAGGTAGACGTCAGCCTTTCTGTAGACAGCCCTGGCCAGACTCACCCTCTGCTTCTGCCCACCTGAGAGGTTCAATCCCTGCAGGGGCACGGCCATTCAAAAAATGTAGATAAAGGATTTtgtaaagacaaaaaaaaccccATATAATATCCATTTAGCCATTTCAATACCTTTTCTCCAATTTCTGTCGTATCTCCAGCGGGTAGGATTTCCAGGTCGGGCAGCAGCGCGCACGCCTCGAGCACTCGGTGATACCACGTCTTCAGTTTCTCACGGCCAAATAACACGTTGTCTTGGACCGTGGCGTTCTGGATCCAGGCCTGCTGGGGCACGTACGCCACCGAGCCCTGTGAGGAGACGCAAAAAGAGACGACTGTCGGTATTAATTCAATGAAACTCACAAATAAGAATACAACTTtcatcataggttagggcacttataagctcgatagcttcagccttgaccctttcggtcagccactttcttcttttgttgaattttgattgttgcatattttgctgatcgaaatgaactaaactaaactaacttTCACGTGGGAACACAAGCTTGATACCTTAACAACGACGCGGCCGCTTCTTTTCTCTGTTTCACCAAGCATGGCGGACAACAAAGAGGACTTCCCGCTGCCCACATGTCCGACTACAGCGACGAGGGAACCTCGTGGCACGTGGATATTGATGCTGTCaacgaatttaaaaaaaattctatcagtctctttgtttttattgtagatTTAGTatattttgtcttctttttttatataactCTTACTTTTTAAGACACGGAGGGCCCTCGGCAGACCAGCTGAACGTGCCGTTTTCTATCACCAGGCCTTCCCCGTCTAAACGAGAAAGAAAGGTTGAGTGAAATGAACAAAACCTGCGGGACATGAACGTGAGCCACAAAACATCCTTTCAAAACAAAAATCCCCCTGAAAGTTTCTCGTCAGAGTGCAAGTGGGCGTAATTACAAGTGAATTAGCTCAATCACGCAAATTACAAGGCTGTTGCTTTTTCACGACTGTCCTCGGACGTGTTGACAGATTACAGGCTGAGGACGGCggggtttttctctctctcttctctttctctatgAATCATACGTCTGAATTCATGGTGTGATTTACATTCAAACCACTAAATGGGAACATCCTATCATTACCCCGTCTACCAGCTCGGCAGGGACCAACCAGGAAGTGACCATGCACATGACCCATTCAAGGTGGTGGTACTCCACagatataaaacaacaacatcttgTTGAGCCGTTCATAAAGATTCTGACAGCCTATGATTTAAAGGTTAGTATAGAGAACCAATTGTGGAAATGGGTGAAATTAAATCGCGCAGAATagtattttttttccattcaaTGTTCAAGTTGATACATGGGTGGGGTTCTTACCAGGACTCAATGGAGCCTTTAAAACATTGTCCCCTTTCAGCTCCTCTGAGCACAGGTACTTAGCCAGACGTCTCAGTGAAACCATAGCCTGAAACAGAGACGGCGGTTAGTTAACTGAGCTAGATCCATCACACGGGAACAAAAACATATACCAATCCCAGGTTATGACATCACAATGTCACCTACCTGCATAGTGGTGCTTATAGCGAATGGAAGCTGGCTCAGTGGGGTCTTCAGGATGTTGATCAGCGCCATTGAGACGAAAACCTTCTGCGCATCCAGGACGTTCCTGTTGTCGATCGTCACGTAGACTCCGAACATGGAGAAGGCAATCTTGGGGGAAAGAGAGACTCAATATTACATACTTGTGTGATGGAGGATCTTTAGAAACACAATTTATAGGATTACGCTGGTTTTATTCTAAATTTCTCAAATTTGTTTCTCCCAAATTCACACTAAAACCAAAACCATTAATCTGTCTCTCAGTACTCTCTGAGCCTCAAGCCCAGTTGTTCCTactgaagatatatatatatatatatatgtacacaaatGTTTGCATGTCTACAatgtatgtatacaaatatgtatttgtatgttttttcaTGCTTGGAGCATGACTCTTAAATTAGTCCAATATCTTTTTTTCTCGATTCTATAACGCTAACAGACCTCAGTGCACCAAACACGGTGAGTGTGAGATCCCCATGTCCCCTTTTTATTGGGAGCTCCTTGACTTTCGTGCCCTTaccaggaaagaggaggagttgAAGGATGCGATGGAGATGGAATAAAGGATCTGAGACTTCTTCAGGGCTTTGAGCTCCTTTTCTCTGTGGCCCAACACCTTCTCCAGGAAGACCTTCTCCCAGGCGTAAAACTTCAAAATCTTTATTCCATTCAGGATCTCGTTCATCAGTCGGATGCGGCTGTCCATGAACTTCATTTGGACCTCCTGTTGACCGGACAAAGAGTCGAAAGACAATCATCAGACCAAGGCAAATACATGCATTTGTGAACATGGGTTTGTCTGTGCTCTGTTGTAGTTTTCCTGAACATGACATAACGTGTTCAATTCAGTAAGAATGTATtgcttttgacatttttttgtgatttttaaGACAAGGAAACAACAAGTTTGATTAAATTGGCATACAAAGTTACATAACCGTCTGTTGTTTTTCCAAAGAAATGAAAAACGATGCCCCTCCTACATGCCCGCCCTTTTCCTTTCATTGTTTTTCACGTTATATGGGGCAGACATCAAAAGGACAAGAAGGGAATGTACCAACCAGGACAAACACCACCCACGCAGCTCTTCAGCCACTATCTAAACCAGCTGTGGCATCCCTGACCTGACCTCGCCAGATGTCAAAGGGCTACCGGAGCCAAAGTGTGCAGTGTGATTCACGTTCCCAGCTTTTTACCTGCAGCTTGCTTCTTTTCTTTGCGATGAATCCGTTGAGGGGGAAAATGAGAATGACGGTGGCGATTCCTGCCAAAGCCGAAGGGCCGAGTTGCTGAATACCACAAAGGAATAAGAATGGTGTCAAGGAGCCTGTCGGTTAATACACAACGGAGCATGAAAACGCGGCATTGTGGACGTACCTgccagaggaagaagagacaaagagatatTTCTATCGGAGCCAGCCAGACGGCGTTGAAGTACACCACAAAGTCCATGAGCTTCTGAGTGTCTGCCGAAACCAGATTCACAATCTCGCCCACGGTGAAAGTCCTCCTGGCAGAGTTGTTTATCACCAAAGACTGGATTGATGacaaaagagacaaagacacttaccccttaaataaaataaaaaataaatatccacttttattaatccccaaggggaaattagttctctgcatttaacccatccttagttatgaaggagcagtgggctgcagtgatgcgcccgggaagcaactgggggttcagtgccttgctcaaggacacttcgacttgcaactaatggggagagcggggatcgaacccacaaccttgcggttgcaggacggcccttaGTTATCCAATATACATTTACACCCCCAATAAAGATGTCAGACAATCATTAATTTGAGATAAAGAGATTAGATTAGATGCTTTCCCGTCTAAAGGGAGATACAGCTGTTGAAATGCTGTCTAGAGGTTAGTGGCTACATGTCTGTGGATGTAGATGTACCCACCTTCCTGTACACTAAGCCCATAACAGCCGTCTTCACCCTCATTCCCACGGTGAAGCACGTGTACATGTACTGATGGATAAAGAGGGACTGGAGACAGGACAGCAGGAACATCAGAGTGGCGTAGAAGTAGCCTTTCCACAGCGGAGCGTCTTCGTCTCTCATGAAATCCAGAAGAAGACTGTGGGGGAGGAGATTAACACTTAATCAGGATGTTCAAATCAAATCCCAAAACTATTCTTATGTTTCCATGTGCAGTTTTCCCTCGGACCACAGTGCACGAAACCGTCAAGAGCCGACGCAGGCGGGTTTTTACCCTGTCAACATCATTCTTTTATTCAATGTGGTATTATGTGTGTCGCCGTTCAGTGCTGCTGTGGCTGCTGGCAGAGTGGTCCGCACAAAGCATCTCGGGTTGCACAACAGTGCTCAGCTCGCGGCCGGGCTGCCCTCACGCTGGGCCAGCGGTTCCCTTATTGTGGTCCACGACTGCCATTTTAGggcctccgtctccccctctcggGCCCGTGCTCCTCGCTTGGAGAACAGAGGGCCGTGGTCTCGTCTCGACTTCATCTGCTCGAAGCTCCTCGACCGTAATTAACACTTCTTCTGATTCTGTGCTGTGCATGAACAACAACATTCCAGTCTGGCTGGTGGGATTGTGCGGCGGGTCAGCCGTAAGCGGTTTTCATTGCTGCCAGCTTCTGTTTTTAGTTGAGTCTCAAAATCATTGAAAAACATGATAATTAAGGTGATATCTAAGGAGTTGTTTCTACAATaaagtat
The nucleotide sequence above comes from Pseudoliparis swirei isolate HS2019 ecotype Mariana Trench chromosome 24, NWPU_hadal_v1, whole genome shotgun sequence. Encoded proteins:
- the abcc6a gene encoding multidrug resistance-associated protein 1, giving the protein MDAFCRLSGLDPLWDWNRTWYTANPDLTQCFQNTVLVWVPCIYLWLLVPFYCLHLYCHDSGRIRMSCLCITKMMLGFLLASFGFVEFFYILLERSQEIQQHMVFLLSPIIRSMTVILALCIIQLERIRGCRSSVFLFLFWVLAVVCSLVPLRAKIQLAMDEGIASDIVRYLAFFSYFTIQLAQLFLCCFADKAPEGETVLEKNPCPVKDASFLSKILFWWFTGLVVKGYRTPLAAEDLWTLREEDTSRKIISAVEEDWMDECTELQKQEKALVSGVALGSRLPDQAQLLRKLQKEQSSGFFLLRTLARKFGLYFLTGTLCIVFHDAFMFAIPQVLSLLLDFMRDEDAPLWKGYFYATLMFLLSCLQSLFIHQYMYTCFTVGMRVKTAVMGLVYRKSLVINNSARRTFTVGEIVNLVSADTQKLMDFVVYFNAVWLAPIEISLCLFFLWQQLGPSALAGIATVILIFPLNGFIAKKRSKLQEVQMKFMDSRIRLMNEILNGIKILKFYAWEKVFLEKVLGHREKELKALKKSQILYSISIASFNSSSFLIAFSMFGVYVTIDNRNVLDAQKVFVSMALINILKTPLSQLPFAISTTMQAMVSLRRLAKYLCSEELKGDNVLKAPLSPDGEGLVIENGTFSWSAEGPPCLKNINIHVPRGSLVAVVGHVGSGKSSLLSAMLGETEKRSGRVVVKGSVAYVPQQAWIQNATVQDNVLFGREKLKTWYHRVLEACALLPDLEILPAGDTTEIGEKGLNLSGGQKQRVSLARAVYRKADVYLMDDPLSAVDAHVGQHIFDKVIGPKGVLRDKTRILVTHGMSFLPQADLILVLGDGEITESGSYQELLGRHGAFADFIHTFVSTERKESAIQRAGSRRSNARLSVVEFMPFSRDLSQEQLIGGDSTNTNLQNMEPVSEADQEQVPEDLGKLTEADKACTGRVRLAMYKKYFKTISLAIIIPIVFLYAFQQGASLAYHYWLSVWADDPIVNGTQMDTDLKLTVFGTLGFAQGVATFGTTVAISLCGIIASRHLHTELLNNVLRSPMSFFERTPSGNLLNRFAKDIDAIDCMVPDGLKMMLSYVFKLMEVCIIVMMATPFAAVVILPLAFLYAFVQSFYVATSCQLRRLEAVSRSPIYTHFNETVQGASVIRAFGEQPRFILQANKRVDFNQTSYFPRFVATRWLAVNLEFVGNGVVLAAAILSVMGKGTLRPGLVGLAVSHSLQVTGILSWIVRAWTDVENNIVSVERVNEYAETAKEASWSIEGSSLPLDWPQRGTIEFQDYGLQYRKGLELALKGITLQIHERERVGIVGRTGAGKSSLALGIFRILEAAKGKIFIDGVNIADIGLHDLRSRITIIPQDPVLFSGSLRMNLDPFDSYTDEEVWRSLELAHLKNFVSNLPEKLNHECSEGGENLSLGQRQLVCLARALLRKTKILVLDEATAAVDLETDTLIQSTIRTQFEDCTILTVAHRLNTIMDYTRVIVMDRGHISEMDTPANLIAQRGQFYRMCREAGVI